One genomic region from Arthrobacter sp. YN encodes:
- a CDS encoding MerR family transcriptional regulator translates to MDWSIQEIAKIAGTTSRTLRHYDDIGLLKPSRTGHNGYRYYDGPALVQLQRILLLRELGLGLPAIAEVLDRETDTVKALSGHLEWLGQEQDRLTRQIASVRQTIDTLKGDGKYMAQNMFDGFDHTQYKDEVEERWGKDAYAAGDSWWRGMSADEKQQWKDRSQKLGTDWITAAESGVAPDSAEAQDLARRHVEWLRGIPGTPTTAPGGDVKGYVTGLGEMYVADPRFAANYGGESGAAFVRDALRVYAEKNL, encoded by the coding sequence ATGGACTGGTCAATTCAGGAAATCGCCAAAATCGCAGGAACCACCAGCCGCACGCTGCGTCACTACGACGACATCGGGCTGCTGAAACCAAGCCGGACCGGCCATAACGGCTATCGCTACTATGACGGTCCGGCCCTGGTCCAACTCCAGCGCATCCTCCTGCTCCGGGAACTGGGGCTTGGCCTCCCGGCCATCGCCGAAGTTCTGGATCGCGAGACGGACACCGTCAAAGCGCTGAGCGGCCATCTGGAATGGCTCGGGCAGGAGCAGGACAGGCTGACCCGGCAGATCGCGTCCGTCCGGCAGACCATCGACACATTGAAAGGGGATGGAAAGTACATGGCACAGAACATGTTTGATGGCTTCGACCACACTCAGTACAAGGACGAGGTGGAGGAGCGTTGGGGCAAGGATGCCTACGCCGCCGGCGATTCGTGGTGGCGCGGGATGAGCGCCGACGAAAAGCAGCAGTGGAAGGACCGCTCACAAAAGTTGGGCACGGACTGGATAACCGCCGCCGAATCAGGCGTAGCACCGGACAGCGCTGAAGCGCAGGATCTTGCACGGCGCCACGTCGAGTGGCTTCGCGGCATTCCGGGAACCCCGACGACGGCACCTGGCGGAGACGTCAAGGGTTACGTCACGGGACTCGGCGAGATGTACGTCGCCGACCCTAGGTTTGCCGCCAATTACGGCGGGGAATCAGGCGCGGCCTTCGTCCGGGATGCCCTGCGGGTTTACGCGGAAAAGAACCTCTAA
- a CDS encoding substrate-binding periplasmic protein, protein MFRRIPKPLRTSVVAVLGAVTLALTACGGNGVASNSDALDTIEPGKLKVAIQPYMPYTAMKDGQLVGLDAEILQAAAKKLNLTIEPQVTDFNGMLGGVQSRRVDISIGGIAWTKERAKAGLFTDPPYYSPPAMAVQGDKDVKTLADLRGKNLGTVTGYVWVKSIKAVPEAKLNAYPDANGLFADVGSGRVDVGFVDPLLISYTQAQRPDLGMQTKYLTPPTDEEVQKSPDLAYFQPYMTSFYVPREAPKLEKAVSGVIREMYANGELASLITKYGGDPDQYLKPSPSMTADRRAEDRPADWTAPSN, encoded by the coding sequence ATGTTTCGTCGCATCCCCAAACCCCTTCGTACATCCGTCGTCGCTGTCCTTGGCGCCGTGACGTTGGCGCTGACAGCCTGTGGCGGCAACGGCGTCGCCAGTAATTCAGACGCACTGGACACCATCGAACCGGGCAAGCTGAAAGTGGCCATTCAGCCCTATATGCCATACACGGCAATGAAGGACGGCCAGCTGGTTGGCCTTGATGCCGAGATCCTGCAGGCTGCAGCGAAGAAGCTGAACCTCACTATCGAACCCCAGGTCACCGATTTCAACGGCATGCTTGGAGGTGTACAAAGCCGCCGCGTTGACATCTCCATCGGGGGAATTGCCTGGACCAAAGAACGTGCGAAGGCCGGCCTGTTCACCGATCCTCCCTACTACTCCCCGCCGGCGATGGCCGTCCAGGGCGACAAGGACGTCAAAACCCTTGCAGACCTCCGCGGCAAGAACCTGGGCACCGTTACGGGCTACGTTTGGGTGAAGTCGATCAAGGCGGTTCCAGAGGCCAAGCTCAATGCCTACCCTGACGCCAATGGGCTGTTCGCCGACGTCGGCTCCGGACGGGTTGACGTAGGTTTCGTGGACCCCTTGCTCATTTCCTATACCCAGGCGCAGCGCCCTGATCTAGGCATGCAGACCAAGTACCTGACGCCGCCCACGGACGAAGAAGTGCAAAAATCTCCGGACCTGGCCTATTTCCAGCCGTACATGACCAGCTTCTACGTGCCAAGGGAGGCACCGAAGCTGGAGAAGGCCGTCTCCGGAGTGATTCGCGAAATGTACGCCAACGGGGAGCTTGCGAGCCTGATCACCAAATACGGTGGCGACCCGGACCAGTACCTGAAGCCGTCGCCGTCCATGACAGCGGATCGGCGGGCCGAGGACCGCCCGGCCGACTGGACGGCTCCGTCGAACTGA
- a CDS encoding NAD-dependent epimerase/dehydratase family protein, producing the protein MVDVAGSRWVITGAAGTIGTALRTALAEMQVELVSTDIRPVSPVAPQDVVATADLSDLNSLVELFENADGVIHLGGIPDEADFHDLAEVNIVGTYHVLEAARRAGVPRVVYASSNRLTGMYSAGDPVSSDMPPRPDGFYGVSKVAGEALCRLYADKFGISTIAVRIGSYEHRPGSAREQRTWLSPSDAVRAFLAAMTTAEHVAVFYAVSANTGRWWDLKAGDAVGFIPEDDAARWGAAEDYDPNLPQGGIYASKEYSIDKMSL; encoded by the coding sequence ATGGTCGATGTTGCGGGGAGTCGTTGGGTCATTACAGGTGCGGCCGGGACGATTGGAACTGCCTTGCGGACGGCCCTCGCCGAGATGCAGGTTGAGCTGGTGTCCACCGATATCCGCCCGGTGTCGCCGGTGGCCCCGCAGGATGTGGTGGCGACCGCGGATCTCAGTGACCTGAACTCATTGGTGGAGCTGTTCGAAAACGCGGATGGCGTGATCCACCTTGGGGGAATTCCTGATGAGGCGGATTTCCATGACTTGGCGGAGGTGAATATCGTCGGTACGTATCACGTTCTCGAGGCTGCCCGACGTGCCGGGGTGCCTCGAGTGGTGTACGCCAGCAGCAACCGATTGACGGGTATGTACTCCGCCGGCGATCCTGTCTCCTCGGACATGCCACCCCGTCCCGATGGCTTCTACGGAGTTTCGAAGGTCGCGGGAGAAGCCCTGTGCCGGCTCTACGCGGACAAATTTGGCATCAGTACCATCGCCGTACGTATCGGCAGCTACGAACATCGACCGGGTTCCGCCCGCGAGCAGCGGACCTGGCTTAGCCCGTCAGATGCGGTTCGGGCTTTCCTCGCCGCGATGACCACCGCAGAACACGTCGCCGTCTTTTACGCCGTCTCCGCGAACACCGGCCGGTGGTGGGACCTGAAGGCGGGAGACGCCGTCGGGTTCATTCCTGAGGATGACGCAGCCCGATGGGGAGCGGCGGAGGATTATGATCCAAACTTGCCTCAGGGCGGGATCTACGCGAGCAAAGAGTACTCCATCGACAAGATGTCCTTGTAG
- a CDS encoding TetR/AcrR family transcriptional regulator: MGTSTVKSGEQVDRQKRILEAALELLSRHGISGINMRAVAREAGVALGLVNYYYEDKSSLIRAVLHQIEEHDLLLVEPSPTSTPDEQLRESLRRVADPGLLTTPYLSLRLHLWALAQAHEDFAQINAAAFDRYLQGLAALIGNAISGLSPEECRERAADIVVVQNGMWLTTLLGIDKAAIERGIARTEEIAFAPSQR; encoded by the coding sequence ATGGGTACAAGCACCGTCAAGTCCGGCGAACAGGTTGACCGACAGAAGCGCATTCTTGAAGCGGCACTGGAACTGCTGTCCCGCCACGGCATTTCGGGCATCAATATGCGCGCAGTGGCCCGTGAAGCCGGCGTCGCACTTGGCCTGGTGAATTACTACTACGAAGACAAATCGAGCTTGATCCGTGCGGTCCTCCACCAGATCGAAGAGCACGACCTCCTGCTGGTGGAGCCTTCACCCACCTCCACCCCGGACGAACAACTCCGCGAGTCTCTTCGTCGCGTTGCGGACCCAGGGCTCCTGACCACGCCGTATCTGTCCCTCCGCCTCCATTTGTGGGCTCTCGCCCAGGCACATGAGGACTTTGCACAGATCAATGCCGCAGCTTTTGACCGGTATCTCCAAGGGCTTGCGGCGTTGATCGGGAATGCCATTTCCGGCTTGTCTCCTGAAGAATGCAGGGAGCGGGCGGCCGACATTGTTGTTGTGCAGAACGGCATGTGGCTCACCACGCTGTTGGGCATCGACAAGGCCGCCATAGAGCGGGGCATTGCCCGCACGGAAGAGATCGCCTTCGCGCCGTCGCAGCGCTAA
- the eat gene encoding ethanolamine permease has product METAHQPPGGEEEYLKHRRLKRGAAGWILLAGLGVAYVISGDFAGWNLGLAQGGWGGLLIAFVLMAVMYTCMVFGLAELSSTLPTAGAGYAFARRALGPLGGYATGMAVLIEYAVAPAAIATFIGGYVEALGLFGLTNSWPVYLVTYVIFIGIHLRGVGEALKIMFGITAVATVALIAAVIGLLPKFDPARLFDIVPDGSAGSSAFLPMGVSGILAALVYGIWFFLAVEGVPLAAEETSNPKRDMPRGIIVAVIILVAFGALMLVLVPGAAGSQAMSGSDNPLPEALRIAYGGNTFLADFVNYAGLAGLVASFFSIIYAYSRQLFALSRAGYLPRWLSLTGARRTPYWALIIPGTIGFLLAAVTQDGALLINIAVFGATVSYVLLNLSHIVLRKKEPHLERGYRTPGGIVTTSVALVLSAVAVVATFVVDVFAASITAAIFAAALLYYWLYSRHRIVAGAPEEEFAQLAMAEAELK; this is encoded by the coding sequence ATGGAAACAGCGCACCAGCCACCCGGTGGCGAGGAAGAGTATTTGAAGCACCGCCGCCTCAAAAGAGGTGCCGCCGGCTGGATCCTCCTGGCCGGTTTGGGGGTTGCGTATGTCATCTCCGGAGACTTCGCGGGCTGGAACCTGGGCCTCGCCCAGGGAGGCTGGGGCGGCCTGCTCATTGCCTTCGTGCTGATGGCCGTAATGTATACCTGCATGGTCTTCGGCCTCGCCGAACTTTCATCAACGCTCCCGACGGCGGGCGCCGGCTATGCGTTCGCACGCAGGGCTTTAGGTCCACTCGGCGGATACGCCACGGGCATGGCAGTCCTGATTGAGTACGCGGTAGCGCCGGCTGCCATTGCTACGTTCATCGGCGGCTATGTGGAAGCGCTGGGGCTCTTCGGGCTCACCAACTCCTGGCCGGTCTACCTCGTCACCTACGTGATCTTCATTGGGATCCACCTCCGTGGCGTAGGTGAGGCGCTGAAGATCATGTTCGGCATCACGGCAGTAGCCACGGTTGCGTTGATCGCCGCGGTGATAGGCCTCCTTCCCAAATTCGACCCTGCCAGGCTCTTCGACATCGTCCCGGACGGCTCCGCAGGCTCCAGCGCCTTCCTACCCATGGGTGTCAGCGGCATCCTCGCAGCACTCGTCTACGGCATCTGGTTCTTCCTGGCCGTGGAGGGCGTTCCGCTGGCGGCCGAAGAAACGTCCAACCCGAAGCGGGACATGCCACGAGGCATCATCGTGGCCGTCATCATCCTGGTGGCCTTCGGAGCGTTGATGCTGGTCCTCGTACCCGGAGCCGCCGGCTCCCAAGCCATGAGCGGATCCGACAACCCGCTCCCCGAAGCATTGCGCATCGCCTACGGCGGTAACACGTTCCTGGCCGACTTCGTCAACTACGCCGGCCTGGCAGGGTTGGTTGCCAGTTTCTTCTCCATCATCTACGCCTACTCCCGGCAGCTCTTCGCACTCTCGAGGGCAGGTTACCTCCCCCGCTGGCTCTCCCTCACCGGGGCGCGTCGCACCCCCTACTGGGCCCTCATTATTCCCGGCACCATAGGCTTCCTGCTCGCAGCAGTGACGCAGGACGGCGCCTTGTTGATCAACATAGCCGTCTTTGGAGCCACGGTCTCCTACGTCCTGCTCAACCTCTCCCACATCGTTTTGCGCAAAAAGGAACCCCATTTGGAGCGCGGCTACAGGACTCCCGGCGGGATCGTCACAACCTCGGTTGCCCTGGTCCTTTCCGCCGTGGCAGTCGTGGCGACGTTCGTCGTCGACGTCTTTGCAGCTTCCATCACGGCGGCAATCTTTGCCGCCGCCCTTCTCTACTACTGGCTCTACAGCCGGCACCGGATCGTGGCGGGCGCGCCCGAAGAAGAGTTCGCCCAACTGGCCATGGCGGAAGCCGAACTGAAGTAA
- a CDS encoding CdaR family transcriptional regulator, producing the protein MAATTIRTGSGPLTPALAQQIAGDTSHIVGFNILITDAHGTVIGSGDTSRVGSFHEASLEVIRTRLSATHSAAQARALEGVKPGVTLPILLNGQAVGTVGITGSPAQVTRFGLMVERQTEILLHQASLLRSTLQRERELEDLVRSILAFDPLVTGHSTLLDQANDQGVDLTASRVAVVVHTPGRTPVPSTTSEWLPRALVLLRESFQHRQTIAVSISANRYVVFAHPTPDGMDGILSQARHCVEQFRTHLGSDVEIGIGTEGAGPTQMRTAYEDAADALHLGRRITRRSVTTIDEVRMEQLLSGIGLRARQRYTAAVAEPLMAAGDWNTVRSTVIAWCESGFSLVGAARRLHIHRNTLIHRLERIEHLQGWTTRTAVAYLALYLACKTNEFDAAEPSDS; encoded by the coding sequence ATGGCAGCGACCACCATCCGTACCGGCTCCGGACCCCTGACCCCGGCGCTTGCCCAGCAAATCGCTGGTGACACCAGCCATATCGTGGGCTTCAACATCCTAATCACCGACGCCCACGGCACTGTTATCGGCAGTGGCGATACGAGCCGAGTTGGCAGCTTCCATGAAGCGTCCCTGGAGGTGATCCGAACACGGCTGTCGGCCACCCACTCGGCTGCCCAAGCCCGGGCGCTGGAGGGCGTCAAACCCGGCGTCACCCTACCCATCCTGCTCAATGGCCAGGCCGTGGGCACTGTGGGTATCACCGGTTCCCCGGCCCAGGTCACCCGCTTTGGGTTGATGGTGGAACGCCAGACGGAAATCCTGCTCCATCAAGCTTCCCTGCTGCGCTCCACCCTTCAACGCGAGCGTGAGCTGGAAGACCTGGTGCGCAGCATTCTTGCGTTCGATCCCTTGGTGACGGGGCATTCAACCCTGCTGGACCAAGCGAACGACCAAGGCGTAGACCTTACCGCCAGCCGGGTCGCCGTCGTCGTCCACACACCCGGCCGCACCCCTGTTCCTTCCACTACTTCGGAGTGGCTTCCACGGGCACTGGTACTGCTCCGTGAGAGCTTTCAGCATCGCCAGACAATCGCGGTCTCCATCAGCGCCAATCGCTACGTCGTCTTCGCACACCCCACGCCGGATGGAATGGACGGAATCCTGTCCCAAGCCCGTCATTGCGTCGAGCAGTTCCGCACGCACTTAGGCTCCGACGTCGAAATCGGCATCGGAACCGAAGGGGCCGGCCCCACCCAAATGCGCACCGCCTACGAAGACGCAGCCGATGCCCTTCATCTGGGTCGCCGGATCACCCGCCGCAGCGTCACCACCATCGATGAAGTACGCATGGAACAGTTGCTGTCAGGCATCGGCCTGCGTGCCAGGCAGCGCTACACAGCGGCCGTGGCCGAGCCACTTATGGCCGCGGGCGATTGGAACACCGTTCGCAGCACCGTGATTGCCTGGTGCGAAAGCGGCTTTTCCTTGGTGGGTGCTGCGCGCCGCCTTCATATCCATCGGAACACGCTTATTCATCGGCTGGAGAGGATCGAGCATCTCCAAGGCTGGACCACACGAACAGCCGTGGCCTACCTGGCGTTGTATCTGGCGTGCAAGACCAACGAGTTCGACGCCGCCGAGCCATCCGATTCCTGA
- a CDS encoding FadR/GntR family transcriptional regulator — protein sequence MPDSPFGPSFSMLRPVRGGNAFEETIEHILQTIKLGIFAPSEKLPPERELAEQLGVSRATLRDALGELQSAGYLEVQRGRYGGTYVSTATVQRTPDNSPLDPAEVEDVLLFRSIIEPAAAVLAAKADLSAAARQHLQVCLSEVSASPAEGYRPRDARFHIAIAELSGSASLVSAVAETRARLNDLLDRIPLLATNLDHANEQHVEIADAILRGDAPAAERAAVEHLEGTASLLRGFLA from the coding sequence GTGCCCGACTCGCCCTTTGGCCCGTCCTTCTCGATGCTGCGTCCGGTGAGGGGCGGCAATGCGTTCGAGGAAACCATCGAGCACATACTGCAGACCATCAAGCTGGGTATTTTCGCTCCCTCTGAAAAGTTGCCCCCGGAACGTGAACTGGCCGAACAGCTGGGGGTCTCCCGTGCAACACTCCGGGACGCCTTAGGGGAACTGCAGAGCGCTGGTTACCTTGAGGTGCAGCGGGGGCGGTACGGGGGAACATACGTCTCCACCGCCACAGTGCAACGGACGCCTGATAACAGCCCACTGGACCCGGCCGAAGTTGAAGACGTTCTGCTCTTCCGGTCCATCATTGAACCCGCTGCGGCCGTCCTGGCAGCGAAAGCGGATCTATCGGCGGCAGCACGGCAGCACCTCCAGGTGTGCCTTTCCGAAGTCAGCGCGTCCCCTGCTGAGGGCTACCGTCCACGGGATGCGCGGTTCCACATCGCGATCGCAGAATTGTCCGGATCCGCAAGCTTGGTCAGTGCAGTGGCTGAAACCCGTGCGCGACTCAATGATCTCCTGGACCGCATTCCACTGCTTGCTACCAACCTGGACCATGCCAACGAGCAGCATGTCGAGATTGCGGATGCCATTCTGCGTGGTGATGCTCCTGCTGCCGAGCGGGCTGCCGTGGAGCACCTTGAAGGAACCGCTTCGCTCCTGCGCGGCTTCCTGGCCTGA
- a CDS encoding gamma-glutamyl-gamma-aminobutyrate hydrolase family protein, with protein sequence MASSDSEKYRPRIALTSYLQEASWGVWNTTAAILPATYVEAVVAAGATPILLPPSGTDPTVLDVVDGLIVVGGPDVDPSLYGQAPHPRTQPQPLRDSHDSVLLRAALERELPLFAICRGAQLLNVVLGGTLIQHIPDVNPDARCQPAPGVYGEAAFSTTPGSLINDLLGDTAESPCYHHQAMDSVPRALRVTARSADGMVQALETREGGWVLGVQFHPEQNPHDLRLFRGFVEAAANYRNDHTATMKAMSPA encoded by the coding sequence GTGGCTTCGAGCGACTCTGAAAAGTACAGGCCCCGGATCGCACTCACGAGCTACCTGCAGGAGGCCTCCTGGGGAGTGTGGAATACGACGGCGGCCATCCTCCCCGCCACGTACGTCGAGGCTGTGGTGGCGGCCGGCGCCACTCCAATACTGCTGCCACCCAGCGGTACCGACCCTACGGTCCTGGACGTGGTGGACGGGCTGATCGTGGTGGGAGGGCCCGACGTCGATCCTTCACTTTACGGGCAGGCCCCCCATCCCAGGACGCAGCCGCAGCCCTTGCGGGACAGCCACGATTCCGTCCTTCTCCGCGCTGCGCTGGAACGTGAGCTGCCGCTGTTCGCCATCTGCCGTGGCGCGCAACTCCTGAACGTCGTGTTGGGCGGGACCCTGATCCAGCACATCCCGGACGTCAACCCGGATGCCAGGTGCCAACCAGCGCCCGGCGTGTACGGCGAGGCGGCCTTCAGCACCACGCCGGGCAGCCTGATCAACGATCTCCTCGGCGACACCGCTGAGTCGCCCTGCTACCACCACCAGGCCATGGACTCTGTGCCCCGGGCCCTGCGCGTGACAGCCCGCTCCGCAGACGGCATGGTCCAAGCCCTGGAAACCAGGGAGGGCGGCTGGGTGTTGGGAGTCCAATTCCACCCGGAGCAGAACCCGCACGATCTCCGGCTCTTCCGCGGCTTCGTGGAAGCAGCCGCGAACTACCGTAACGACCACACCGCAACCATGAAAGCGATGTCCCCCGCATGA
- a CDS encoding 3-oxoacyl-ACP reductase — translation MQAVVSNRLAGRSAVITGGASGIGLATARRMAAEGANVVIADIEPTSGIAAASEVGGLFVKVDVTSEEEVRNLYAQTKETYGSVDIAFNNAGISPVDDASILDTGIDAWRRVQEVNLTSVYYCCKYAIPYMQEQSKGSIINTASFVAVMGAATSQISYSASKGGVLSMSRELGVEFARQGIRINALCPGPVNTPLLKELFAKDPEKAARRLVHVPLGRFAEPEELAAAVAFLASDDASFITASTFLVDGGISGAYVTPLS, via the coding sequence ATGCAAGCAGTAGTTTCCAACCGCCTCGCAGGCCGCAGTGCAGTCATTACGGGCGGCGCCAGCGGCATCGGCCTGGCCACAGCACGCCGGATGGCCGCAGAGGGCGCCAACGTCGTGATCGCGGACATCGAGCCGACCTCCGGCATTGCCGCGGCCAGCGAAGTTGGCGGCCTGTTCGTGAAGGTGGACGTGACCAGCGAGGAAGAAGTCCGCAACCTTTATGCCCAGACCAAAGAGACATATGGCAGCGTTGACATTGCCTTCAACAATGCCGGCATCTCCCCCGTGGACGATGCCTCGATCCTGGACACGGGCATCGATGCCTGGCGGAGGGTCCAGGAAGTGAACCTGACCTCGGTCTACTACTGCTGCAAATACGCCATTCCCTACATGCAGGAGCAGAGCAAGGGCTCCATCATCAACACGGCGTCCTTCGTTGCCGTCATGGGTGCCGCTACTTCCCAGATTTCCTACAGCGCCTCCAAAGGTGGCGTGCTCTCCATGAGCCGGGAACTCGGCGTCGAATTCGCGCGCCAGGGCATCCGCATCAACGCACTCTGCCCGGGGCCGGTGAACACGCCGCTGTTGAAGGAACTCTTCGCCAAGGATCCGGAGAAGGCAGCACGCCGCCTGGTCCATGTGCCGCTGGGTCGCTTCGCGGAACCGGAAGAGCTGGCGGCCGCCGTCGCCTTCTTGGCCAGTGACGACGCATCCTTCATAACGGCGTCGACATTCCTGGTGGATGGCGGTATTTCGGGAGCTTACGTCACCCCGCTGTCATAG
- a CDS encoding aldehyde dehydrogenase family protein, with amino-acid sequence MTATVFDVINPATEEVIQTVPLAGLAETDAAIAKAAAAYESWRSVAPADRALLLRRFAAAVDHDLENLAQLEVRNAGHTIGNARWEAGNVRDVLNYYAAAPERHFGRQIPVAGGVNMTFHEPLGVVGVIVPWNFPMPIAGWGFAPALAAGNTVVLKPAEVTPLTAIRLGELALEAGIPEGVFQVIPGKGSVVGQRFVTHPAVRKVVFTGSTGVGKQIMAGCADQVKRVTLELGGKSANIVFDDADLELAAAAAPAGAFDNAGQDCCARSRILVQRNVYDRFLELLEPEVMGMRVGDPADAATTMGPLISAQQLSTVSGFVPDGAPVAFQGKAPEGSGFWFPPTVLTPDVDAPSFTDEIFGPVVAVVPFEDEADAIRIANNTEYGLSGSIWTSKVDRALRVARGVESGNLSVNSHSSVRYSTPFGGFKQSGLGRELGPDALDAFTDVKNVFISTQSA; translated from the coding sequence ATGACTGCAACAGTCTTTGATGTCATCAATCCGGCCACCGAGGAGGTCATCCAGACGGTCCCACTCGCAGGCCTGGCAGAGACGGACGCTGCGATCGCAAAGGCCGCTGCCGCATACGAGTCGTGGCGGTCCGTGGCGCCCGCGGACCGTGCGCTGCTGCTCCGGCGGTTCGCCGCCGCCGTCGACCATGACCTGGAGAACCTCGCCCAACTGGAGGTACGCAACGCAGGGCACACCATCGGAAATGCCCGGTGGGAAGCCGGCAATGTCCGTGATGTGCTGAACTACTATGCCGCAGCTCCGGAACGGCATTTCGGCCGCCAGATTCCCGTGGCCGGCGGGGTCAACATGACGTTCCATGAGCCGCTGGGCGTGGTGGGTGTGATCGTCCCGTGGAACTTTCCCATGCCGATTGCCGGCTGGGGTTTCGCACCTGCACTGGCGGCAGGGAACACCGTGGTGCTCAAGCCCGCAGAGGTGACACCGCTGACGGCGATCCGGCTGGGTGAGCTTGCCCTTGAAGCAGGCATTCCCGAAGGTGTCTTCCAGGTGATTCCCGGGAAGGGCTCCGTGGTGGGGCAGCGATTCGTCACCCACCCTGCCGTGCGCAAAGTGGTTTTCACCGGCTCCACCGGAGTCGGGAAGCAGATCATGGCCGGCTGTGCAGACCAAGTGAAGCGGGTGACGCTGGAACTTGGCGGTAAGAGCGCCAACATCGTTTTCGACGACGCCGATCTTGAGCTTGCGGCGGCTGCGGCGCCGGCTGGCGCTTTCGACAACGCGGGCCAGGATTGCTGCGCACGCTCCCGGATCCTGGTTCAACGAAATGTCTACGACCGCTTCCTCGAACTGCTGGAACCCGAGGTTATGGGAATGCGCGTCGGCGATCCCGCCGACGCAGCCACAACGATGGGTCCACTGATCTCCGCACAGCAGCTCAGTACAGTTTCAGGATTCGTGCCCGACGGCGCCCCGGTCGCCTTCCAGGGCAAGGCGCCGGAGGGTTCGGGTTTCTGGTTCCCACCCACCGTTCTGACTCCGGACGTGGACGCGCCGTCATTCACCGATGAGATCTTCGGTCCGGTAGTCGCCGTCGTCCCTTTCGAGGACGAAGCCGACGCCATCCGGATCGCCAACAACACCGAGTATGGCCTGTCCGGTTCCATCTGGACGTCCAAGGTAGACCGGGCCCTTCGCGTGGCGCGCGGCGTCGAGTCCGGCAACTTGTCCGTCAATTCACACTCGTCCGTCCGTTACTCCACACCTTTTGGCGGCTTCAAACAATCAGGTCTGGGGCGCGAGCTCGGTCCGGATGCCTTGGACGCCTTCACCGACGTCAAGAACGTTTTCATCTCAACCCAATCCGCCTAG
- a CDS encoding PadR family transcriptional regulator: MKGINEHGNPFPEHDHGHPEPGHGRGRFNRGKGRRGPGGHGGGGFGPGFGPGGFGPGFGPRGFGLGGSRRANRGDVRAAILSLLAEAPSNGYGLIKTIAEKTSGAWRPSPGSVYPTLQQLVDEELIVAVGEGRRTEFTLTDDGKAYVAEHEEELANAWNTEADGTAAAFHQSVGKLMGVVHQFRSAATDEQRQAAIEKLDETRRALYLILAD; this comes from the coding sequence ATGAAAGGCATCAACGAACACGGCAACCCATTCCCCGAGCACGACCACGGACACCCCGAACCCGGACACGGCCGAGGCCGCTTTAACCGGGGCAAGGGCCGACGAGGACCGGGCGGACACGGAGGCGGCGGGTTTGGCCCGGGCTTCGGACCGGGCGGTTTTGGCCCCGGCTTCGGCCCACGGGGCTTCGGTCTTGGCGGCTCCCGCCGAGCCAACCGCGGCGACGTCCGGGCGGCGATTCTCTCGCTCTTGGCGGAGGCTCCTTCCAACGGCTATGGCCTCATCAAGACCATCGCGGAGAAAACATCCGGCGCATGGCGTCCCAGCCCCGGATCCGTCTACCCCACCCTGCAGCAACTGGTGGATGAAGAACTGATCGTCGCCGTCGGCGAAGGCCGACGTACCGAGTTCACGCTCACGGACGATGGCAAGGCCTATGTTGCCGAGCACGAGGAAGAACTGGCCAACGCCTGGAATACGGAAGCCGACGGAACCGCCGCCGCCTTCCACCAGAGCGTCGGCAAGCTCATGGGCGTCGTCCACCAGTTCCGCTCAGCCGCCACCGATGAACAGCGCCAGGCAGCCATTGAAAAGCTGGACGAAACCCGCCGCGCCCTCTACCTGATCCTGGCCGACTAA